The Caulifigura coniformis genome includes a region encoding these proteins:
- a CDS encoding protein kinase domain-containing protein, translating into MSISPSTCDPRRPLQFLEGALSDADQSAFETHLESCPICRASLESKAGDVQAWSEVREYLSSFGEDADATRDAVQESSEIGDHGITAVLKLLAPTDDPAMVGRLAGYEIVGVIGCGGMGVVLKGFDARLNRFVAIKLLAPHLAASASARRRFAREAKAAAAVVHENVVAIHGVSEFQGLPYLVMPYVKGESLQKRLDRSGPLGVSEVLRIGRQIAAGLAAAHAQGLIHRDVKPANILLEENVDRLQLTDFGLARTVDDASETRTGIIAGTPQYMSPEQARGDALDTRSDLFSVGSVMYTMCAGRPPFRAETPYGILRRITDDTPRPLTEVNPDTPGWLEAIVGKLHSKEPADRFVSCEELAETLEQCLAHVRQPATVGLPEGVTKLVKPARPGSAGISAARFMRLMKTGRGQMTAGILATATLAGVFVMMRQPAAELASESGLPPAGLPESTLPVLDPALDWDRVAGETELLKGQAEELAGRAEQLWDGAKIPSAEMPP; encoded by the coding sequence ATGTCCATTTCCCCATCCACCTGTGATCCGCGCCGCCCGCTCCAGTTTCTGGAAGGCGCGCTCAGCGATGCCGACCAGTCCGCGTTTGAGACTCATCTGGAGTCGTGCCCGATCTGCCGTGCGTCACTGGAGTCGAAGGCCGGCGATGTCCAGGCATGGTCGGAAGTCCGCGAGTATCTGTCGTCCTTTGGAGAGGATGCCGACGCCACGCGCGATGCGGTCCAGGAATCCTCGGAGATCGGCGACCATGGGATCACGGCTGTCCTCAAGCTGCTCGCGCCGACCGATGATCCCGCCATGGTCGGTCGCCTGGCCGGCTACGAGATCGTCGGCGTCATCGGATGCGGCGGCATGGGCGTCGTCCTCAAGGGGTTCGATGCCCGCCTCAACCGATTCGTGGCGATCAAGCTGCTCGCTCCTCATCTCGCCGCCAGTGCGTCTGCCAGACGCCGTTTTGCGAGGGAAGCCAAAGCGGCCGCGGCCGTCGTCCATGAAAACGTGGTCGCGATTCACGGAGTTTCCGAGTTTCAGGGGCTGCCGTACCTCGTGATGCCGTATGTGAAAGGGGAGTCGTTGCAGAAGCGGCTCGACCGCAGCGGCCCACTGGGAGTTTCCGAGGTCCTCAGGATCGGCCGTCAGATTGCCGCCGGGCTCGCGGCGGCCCACGCGCAGGGCCTGATCCATCGCGACGTGAAACCCGCGAACATCCTGCTCGAAGAGAATGTCGATCGACTTCAGCTGACCGACTTCGGGCTCGCCCGAACTGTCGATGACGCCAGCGAAACAAGAACCGGCATTATCGCCGGCACTCCCCAGTACATGTCGCCCGAGCAGGCCCGCGGCGACGCGCTCGACACCCGGAGCGATCTCTTCAGCGTCGGCAGCGTGATGTACACGATGTGCGCGGGGCGGCCGCCGTTTCGTGCGGAGACGCCTTACGGAATTCTGCGACGAATCACGGACGACACGCCGCGACCTTTGACGGAAGTGAACCCTGACACGCCGGGATGGCTGGAAGCGATTGTCGGGAAACTGCACAGCAAGGAGCCAGCGGATCGGTTCGTTTCGTGCGAGGAGCTGGCGGAGACGCTGGAGCAATGCCTCGCTCACGTCCGGCAGCCGGCGACGGTGGGGCTGCCTGAAGGAGTGACGAAGCTGGTGAAGCCGGCGCGGCCGGGCAGCGCCGGAATCTCAGCCGCCCGGTTCATGCGTCTGATGAAGACAGGACGCGGCCAGATGACGGCCGGAATTCTGGCGACAGCAACGCTGGCGGGCGTGTTCGTGATGATGCGGCAGCCGGCGGCTGAACTGGCGAGTGAATCGGGTTTGCCGCCGGCGGGGCTTCCCGAGTCGACGTTGCCAGTGCTTGATCCGGCACTCGACTGGGATCGGGTCGCCGGCGAGACGGAATTGCTGAAGGGACAGGCCGAGGAGCTGGCGGGGCGGGCGGAGCAGTTGTGGGACGGCGCGAAGATTCCGTCGGCCGAGATGCCTCCTTGA
- a CDS encoding CehA/McbA family metallohydrolase has translation MRLALCVVLTPILLVTGFAAVARATDIEPVRTVEPQPFAAAAERLRDALEYVGSPLSKSQQEALAAAIANPDGRASVVEIQAIFDPMALAVVTINAESRVSAVEGPAKKELDQNGWRSFLVKVVNEAGITPKLEVTSPNSATPYLQGKGRREKPLTDSKLTSAADVPHRFLDIDQFDKQPLKPNLSGLGVEYRILQLYARDVGRREASFAFSVGQGTQDLGFRGEVPILFHIAPSVEVVLDVRDHDGQPTTAAFTIRDRLQRVYPNPSRRIAPDFFFHHQVYRASGETVPLIPGEYTIEVTRGPEYMPLRRTITVPVGVKSHRESMRLVRWIHPRERGWFSGDHHVHAAGCAHYDSPTEGVGPGDMMRHILGEDLNVGCVLSWGPCWYTQKQYFEGKTSALSKPNYLMRYDVEVSGFPSSHAGHLCLLRLTEDDYPGTTLLEDWPSWTLPVLEFGQKQGGVVGYSHSGWGLGLPDVMPDGRRSPAPIPYGGRFRPTPGKAASQLPDDAMPPFDGIGANEYIVTGPLGACDFISAVDTPSIWELNIWYHTLNCGVTTRISGETDFPCIYGERVGLGRSYVKLSKDEPLDFDQWAQGIKLGRSYVGDGMSHLIDYRVSHAGTTVGVGEPTADGVSTLALPAEGRVTVELDAAALLEQTETETTRRIRNSRLDAKPYWNIERCRIGESRRVPVEVIVNGEPVARKDIEADGTMETLRFEVDVARSSWIAVRILPSVHTNPVWVTVEGNPVRARKASAEWCRKAVDVCWKSKERNIREAERPAARAAYDRAAAYYEKVLAESAP, from the coding sequence ATGCGCCTTGCTCTGTGCGTCGTGCTGACACCGATCCTGCTCGTGACAGGCTTCGCGGCCGTGGCCCGGGCCACGGACATCGAACCGGTCCGCACTGTCGAGCCGCAGCCATTCGCCGCGGCCGCAGAGCGGCTACGCGACGCGCTGGAGTACGTCGGTTCGCCACTTTCGAAGTCGCAGCAGGAGGCCCTGGCTGCGGCGATCGCGAATCCCGATGGCCGGGCCTCAGTCGTCGAGATCCAGGCGATCTTTGATCCGATGGCGCTCGCGGTGGTGACGATTAACGCCGAGAGCCGGGTTTCAGCCGTCGAGGGACCTGCAAAGAAGGAGCTTGACCAGAACGGCTGGCGCTCGTTCCTGGTGAAGGTCGTCAACGAAGCGGGAATCACGCCGAAACTCGAAGTGACCAGTCCGAATTCGGCGACGCCGTATCTGCAGGGGAAAGGCCGGCGTGAGAAGCCGCTGACCGACAGCAAACTGACGTCGGCCGCGGATGTGCCCCACCGATTCCTCGACATCGACCAGTTCGATAAACAGCCGTTGAAGCCGAACCTCTCGGGGCTTGGCGTCGAGTATCGCATCCTGCAGCTTTACGCGCGGGATGTCGGACGACGGGAGGCTTCGTTCGCGTTCAGCGTCGGCCAGGGGACGCAGGATCTCGGCTTTCGCGGAGAAGTGCCGATCCTGTTCCACATCGCGCCCAGCGTCGAAGTCGTGCTGGACGTTCGCGACCATGACGGCCAGCCGACGACGGCGGCGTTCACGATTCGCGACCGGCTCCAGCGTGTCTATCCGAATCCATCGCGGCGGATCGCTCCCGATTTCTTCTTCCATCACCAGGTTTACCGCGCGAGCGGCGAGACCGTCCCGCTGATTCCGGGCGAGTACACCATCGAAGTAACGCGCGGTCCTGAATACATGCCGCTCCGGAGAACGATCACCGTGCCGGTCGGCGTGAAGAGCCATCGCGAATCGATGCGGCTCGTCCGCTGGATCCATCCCCGCGAGCGCGGCTGGTTCTCGGGAGATCACCACGTCCATGCCGCAGGCTGCGCCCATTACGACAGTCCGACCGAAGGCGTCGGCCCTGGGGACATGATGCGCCACATTCTGGGCGAAGACCTGAATGTCGGTTGTGTTCTGTCGTGGGGCCCCTGCTGGTACACGCAGAAGCAATACTTCGAAGGCAAGACTTCCGCCCTCTCGAAGCCCAACTACCTGATGCGATACGACGTGGAAGTGAGCGGGTTTCCCTCATCGCATGCGGGTCATCTGTGCCTGCTGCGACTGACGGAAGACGATTACCCCGGGACGACGCTCCTCGAAGACTGGCCGAGTTGGACCCTGCCGGTCCTCGAGTTCGGACAGAAGCAGGGGGGCGTGGTCGGCTACAGCCACTCGGGATGGGGACTGGGACTGCCCGACGTCATGCCCGACGGCAGGCGGTCGCCGGCGCCGATCCCCTATGGCGGACGCTTCCGGCCGACTCCCGGCAAAGCGGCCAGCCAGCTTCCTGACGACGCCATGCCGCCCTTCGATGGCATCGGCGCCAATGAATACATCGTCACCGGGCCGCTGGGAGCCTGCGACTTCATCTCGGCCGTCGACACCCCCAGCATCTGGGAACTCAACATCTGGTATCACACGCTGAACTGTGGCGTGACCACTCGCATCAGCGGGGAGACCGACTTTCCCTGTATCTACGGGGAGCGTGTCGGGTTGGGACGCAGCTACGTGAAGTTGTCGAAGGACGAGCCACTCGATTTCGACCAATGGGCCCAGGGAATCAAGCTTGGCCGCAGCTACGTCGGCGATGGAATGAGCCACCTGATCGACTACCGCGTCTCGCATGCTGGGACAACGGTTGGCGTCGGCGAGCCGACGGCCGATGGCGTGAGCACGCTGGCACTCCCCGCGGAGGGCCGGGTGACGGTCGAGTTGGACGCCGCCGCGCTGCTCGAGCAGACGGAGACGGAAACGACGAGGCGGATCCGGAACTCGCGCCTGGATGCGAAGCCGTATTGGAACATTGAGCGCTGCCGCATTGGCGAGTCGCGCCGGGTTCCGGTGGAGGTCATCGTGAATGGTGAACCGGTCGCCCGGAAAGACATCGAAGCGGACGGCACGATGGAAACGCTGCGTTTCGAAGTCGACGTCGCGAGGTCGTCGTGGATCGCCGTCCGGATCCTTCCGAGCGTCCATACGAACCCGGTATGGGTGACGGTCGAGGGGAATCCAGTTCGCGCCCGCAAGGCGAGCGCGGAATGGTGCCGGAAGGCGGTCGATGTCTGCTGGAAGTCCAAGGAACGCAATATTCGCGAGGCCGAGCGGCCTGCGGCCCGCGCGGCCTACGACCGGGCGGCTGCGTACTATGAAAAGGTCCTCGCGGAATCCGCACCGTGA
- a CDS encoding prolyl oligopeptidase family serine peptidase: MSRAVLFLLVVFAAIAPAAGADQVPFTLEQVRSYPFPNELTAARSGSRIAWAVDDRGRRNIWVAEGPDFEPRKLTKFDLDDGQELTAVSLSPDGDHVVFVRGGDFGSNWDRGVGVNTLSLPIPPKLQLWAAPFAGGDARVLADDVDSPAISPRGDIVAFNKGGQAWSAKLDGSSPAQPMIATRGSTSSLTWSPDGSKLAFVSSRDDHAFIGIYTDATTPILWIDPSTARDGSPRWSPDGKSLVFVRRPGSGPEPAIKKVPQPEWSIRVADVATGTSREVWKFLATRGRNSSGASNLDWAAGDRIVFLASFDGWPHLYSLPVAGGEPELLTPGKFHLEQVRLSPDRKFLLCAGNTGPDALDIDRRHILKVPVDRPELNVVTPGDGLEWSPVVTGDGKAIVCLSSTGQRPPMPTLLPADGGPAKVLGESHLANFPVSQLVAPKQVVFKSPDGLEVHGQLFEKPGPATKKPAIVYVHGGPQRQMLLGWHYSPYYANAYASNQYLASRGYVVLSVNYRLGIGYGQAFMSPGKTGASGAAEYIDIKAAGEYLRSLPQVDPDCIGIYGGSYGGYLTALALARNSDLFAAGVDIHGVHRQRTARENADPKETDAGAVAWRSSPVSAIETWKSPVLLISGDDDRNVAVSQTVDLSRRLAAAGVPFEQLIIPDDTHHFMRFANWMKVNAATAEFFDRQIGYPDPAQQPQVTAQAWAILDGQTGKLLYGKEADERRKTASTTKVMCASVILKLAEKDPKVLDEIVTFSKLADDTVGSTAGIKVGESLPVRDCLYGLLLPSGNDAGNALAEHFNDRFDPPDATMIQSLGLDVELLKTRINFIAEMNRTARSWGVTGTEYRSSYGDGGTPDQRTTSAGELGQVVWNAFQNKRLRTVVGTKAYACKVRQPDGTLRDARWENTNKLLDRYGVDGVKTGTTNQAGACLVSHARFGAEDYFFVVLGAARDEARFSDTVDLIRWLKSRRATPESH, encoded by the coding sequence ATGTCTCGAGCGGTTCTTTTCTTACTGGTCGTGTTCGCAGCCATCGCGCCGGCGGCCGGCGCTGATCAGGTCCCATTCACGCTGGAGCAGGTTCGCAGCTATCCCTTTCCCAACGAGCTCACCGCCGCCCGTTCCGGCTCACGGATCGCCTGGGCCGTTGATGATCGCGGGCGGAGAAACATCTGGGTGGCGGAAGGGCCCGATTTCGAACCCCGGAAGCTCACGAAGTTCGATCTCGATGACGGCCAGGAACTGACTGCCGTCAGCCTGTCGCCCGATGGCGACCATGTGGTGTTCGTCCGCGGTGGAGATTTCGGCAGTAACTGGGACCGCGGCGTCGGTGTCAACACGCTGTCGCTCCCGATTCCGCCAAAGCTGCAGCTCTGGGCGGCGCCGTTCGCAGGAGGCGACGCCAGGGTGCTCGCTGACGACGTCGACAGCCCGGCCATTTCGCCGCGGGGCGACATCGTGGCCTTCAACAAGGGAGGGCAGGCCTGGAGTGCGAAGCTGGACGGCTCGTCGCCGGCCCAGCCCATGATTGCCACCCGCGGTTCGACCAGCAGCCTCACGTGGTCGCCCGACGGCTCAAAGCTGGCGTTCGTTTCCTCGCGCGACGATCACGCCTTCATCGGCATCTACACGGACGCCACAACCCCGATCCTGTGGATTGATCCTTCGACCGCCCGTGACGGCTCGCCGCGCTGGTCTCCGGACGGCAAGTCGCTCGTGTTCGTTCGCCGACCCGGCTCGGGGCCCGAACCGGCGATCAAGAAGGTGCCGCAGCCCGAGTGGTCCATCCGCGTCGCCGATGTCGCAACCGGAACTTCGCGGGAAGTCTGGAAATTCCTGGCGACCCGCGGCCGGAATTCCTCGGGAGCATCGAACCTCGACTGGGCCGCCGGCGACCGGATCGTGTTCCTCGCCTCCTTCGACGGCTGGCCACACCTCTATTCCCTCCCGGTGGCCGGCGGGGAACCGGAGCTGCTGACCCCCGGCAAGTTCCACCTCGAACAGGTTCGACTCAGCCCCGATCGGAAGTTCCTGCTGTGCGCGGGGAACACGGGGCCCGATGCGCTGGATATCGACCGTCGGCACATCCTGAAAGTCCCCGTCGACAGGCCCGAACTGAACGTGGTGACTCCCGGCGACGGCCTCGAGTGGTCCCCGGTCGTCACGGGCGACGGCAAGGCCATTGTCTGCCTCTCGTCCACAGGGCAGCGGCCCCCCATGCCGACCTTGCTGCCGGCCGACGGAGGCCCTGCGAAAGTCCTGGGAGAGTCTCACCTCGCGAATTTTCCAGTTTCTCAACTGGTCGCGCCGAAGCAGGTCGTCTTCAAGTCGCCGGATGGGCTCGAGGTTCACGGCCAGCTCTTTGAAAAGCCCGGACCCGCAACGAAGAAACCCGCCATCGTCTACGTGCATGGCGGGCCCCAGCGGCAGATGCTGCTCGGCTGGCACTATTCCCCCTACTACGCGAACGCCTACGCCTCCAATCAGTATCTCGCGTCGCGAGGATACGTCGTCCTGTCGGTGAATTACCGGCTTGGCATCGGATACGGCCAGGCGTTTATGAGCCCCGGAAAAACAGGGGCGTCCGGCGCCGCCGAATACATCGACATCAAGGCGGCCGGCGAATACCTGCGCTCGCTTCCGCAGGTCGACCCGGACTGCATCGGCATCTACGGCGGCTCCTACGGCGGATACCTGACCGCACTGGCGCTCGCCCGCAATTCCGATCTCTTCGCCGCAGGGGTCGACATCCACGGCGTCCACCGCCAGCGCACTGCAAGGGAGAACGCCGATCCGAAGGAGACTGATGCGGGCGCCGTGGCCTGGCGGTCGTCGCCCGTCTCGGCGATCGAAACATGGAAGTCGCCCGTCCTCCTCATCAGCGGGGATGACGACCGCAATGTCGCCGTCTCGCAGACAGTCGATCTCTCGCGACGGCTTGCGGCCGCTGGAGTTCCGTTTGAGCAGTTGATTATTCCCGACGATACCCATCACTTCATGCGGTTCGCCAACTGGATGAAGGTCAATGCGGCCACCGCCGAGTTCTTCGACCGTCAGATTGGCTATCCCGATCCCGCGCAGCAGCCGCAGGTGACCGCGCAGGCCTGGGCGATTCTCGACGGCCAGACCGGCAAGCTTCTCTATGGCAAGGAGGCGGACGAACGTCGGAAAACCGCGAGCACCACGAAAGTCATGTGCGCCAGCGTCATCCTGAAGCTGGCCGAGAAAGATCCCAAGGTCCTCGACGAGATCGTCACCTTTTCGAAACTCGCCGATGACACCGTCGGCAGCACGGCCGGCATCAAAGTGGGGGAGAGCCTTCCGGTTCGCGACTGTCTCTACGGGCTTCTTCTTCCCTCCGGAAACGATGCAGGGAATGCCCTGGCCGAGCATTTCAACGATCGTTTCGATCCTCCGGACGCCACGATGATCCAGTCGCTCGGTCTGGATGTGGAGCTACTCAAGACCCGCATCAACTTCATTGCCGAGATGAACCGCACGGCCCGAAGCTGGGGCGTGACGGGCACGGAGTACCGTTCGTCCTACGGAGACGGCGGGACGCCCGACCAGCGCACGACGTCGGCCGGGGAACTCGGCCAGGTCGTCTGGAACGCCTTCCAGAACAAGCGCCTGCGGACCGTCGTCGGCACGAAGGCGTATGCGTGCAAGGTGCGGCAGCCTGACGGAACGCTGCGCGATGCCCGCTGGGAGAACACGAACAAGCTGCTCGATCGATATGGCGTCGATGGCGTGAAGACCGGCACCACCAACCAGGCCGGAGCCTGTCTGGTGTCGCATGCCCGATTCGGCGCCGAAGACTATTTCTTCGTCGTCCTGGGCGCCGCGCGGGATGAGGCACGCTTCTCCGACACCGTCGATCTGATCCGCTGGTTGAAATCCCGACGTGCGACGCCGGAGTCCCATTAA
- a CDS encoding RNA polymerase sigma factor has translation MMTFSPQTRASLLIRVRNPADQAAWHEFVEIYWPVIHRLARRKGLQEADADDLAQQVLMSVAKTIEERPHDPGRAKFRTWLGRVVQNAALNALTRAKPDRPAGGDSHDAHVRNAVSREPDSQLMQLELRREVFRWAARQVEREFQADTWQAFWLTAVEGRACDDAARKLKKGVGAVYAARSRVMKRLQEKIEEYAAESGSV, from the coding sequence ATGATGACCTTTTCCCCACAAACCCGGGCAAGCCTGCTGATTCGCGTCCGCAATCCGGCGGATCAGGCGGCGTGGCATGAGTTTGTGGAGATCTACTGGCCCGTGATTCACAGGCTGGCCCGCCGGAAGGGGCTGCAGGAGGCCGACGCCGACGACCTGGCGCAACAGGTGTTGATGTCCGTCGCCAAGACGATTGAGGAACGGCCGCACGACCCGGGCCGTGCAAAGTTCCGGACCTGGCTCGGACGCGTCGTCCAGAATGCGGCCTTGAATGCCCTCACTCGTGCGAAGCCTGATCGCCCGGCAGGGGGCGACAGTCACGACGCGCATGTCCGAAACGCCGTGAGTCGCGAACCCGACTCTCAACTGATGCAGCTGGAATTGCGTCGCGAAGTGTTTCGGTGGGCCGCCCGGCAGGTCGAACGGGAATTCCAGGCGGACACGTGGCAGGCATTCTGGTTGACAGCCGTCGAAGGACGGGCGTGCGACGATGCGGCGAGGAAACTGAAAAAAGGTGTCGGCGCTGTTTATGCCGCGCGCAGCCGGGTGATGAAGCGTCTGCAGGAGAAGATCGAGGAGTATGCCGCAGAGTCAGGGAGTGTGTAG